TCTTTGCATTTATAATAGAGTGTATGTTTTTGGTAGATAAAAATCAAGCTTTTGAATTTCGGGTTTATTTAGTATACTAGGCTATATGCTGGTTTCATGGAATATAACAAGGGAATGCAATCTCTCCTGTAAGCATTGCTATAGGGATGCAGGAGAAAAAGAGGTAAATGAGCTTTCCTTTGATGAGGGATGTCATCTTCTTTCAGAAATAAAAGAGGCTGGCTTTAAAATGGTTATCCTCTCGGGTGGTGAGCCTATTTTAAGGAAGGATGTTCATCGTCTTATTGAATATGGAGGTAAGCTTGGTCTTATAATGACAATGGGAACAAATGGGACATTGCTTACAAAACCTGTTGCCTCAAGGCTAAAAGATTCTGGGCTTTCAAGGATAGGAATAAGCCTTGATTCTACATCAGAAAAATTACATAATGAATTCAGGGGAAAACCTTGGGCGTATAAAAAGACAATGGATGGAATAAGAAATTGCAAAGATGTCGGGCTTCCCTTCCAAATTCATACAACCATAATGGAATTTAATTACAGAGAAATAGAGGAAATTATAGATTTTTCAAGCTCCCTTGGTGCATTAGCAATTCATATATTTTTTCTTATAAAAACAGGAAGGGCAAAAATGCTGGATGAGGATATAACAAGGTATAGAGATGTTTTAAAAAGAATATTGGAAAAGCAGAAAACAACAAAGCTAGAGATTAAAGCTGTTTGTGCCCCTCAATTTATGCTTTATAACCCTTCAAAATATACCAGAGGATGCCTTGCAGGGATAAGCTATTGTTGTATTCTTCCTAACGGTGATGTGCAGGGCTGCCCATATCTTCCAATTAGGATAGGAAATATAAGGGATGTCTCATTTAATAAGCTCTGGAGGGATTCTTTGATATTCAAAGAATTAAGGCTTATGGAATATAAAGGTAGATGTGGAATATGCGATTATAAAAAATCCTGCGGCGGATGCAGGGCAAGATCATATTCCTATAGCCTTGACTATATGGGTGCTGATCCATTTTGTATGAAAAAAAGGCTTTGTTAGAAAGCTCAAAAGTTCGTATGTGTTCAACATAAAGAATAACCAAGGAGAGAATGTCTTTAGGTTATATTTCTTTGTTAAATAACGATGGGTTCTATGATAATATTTTGACTGCCGACGCAGCATTTGGTATTATTGTATTGATGGGAAAGAGAGAGCTTAAAATAAACCGAAAGGGAGGTCTAACGGGGTGGAGGAAGAGATAAAAACTTTAGTGCTGTATCGTCTCCCACGAGCTTGTGAGACGCTTGATGAAGCCTCTATTCTTTTAGAAAAAGGCCATACCAACGCCTTTGTTAATCGGCTTTATTATGCCTGTTTCGATATAAAAAGGCTTTTTTGTATTCTTTTGTTTCCCTTATTGGCTTTTTCTGAAACCATTACTGTAACTGGGGAGGAGCTTGTTGTAAGGGAAAAAAAGCCGGTAAAAGAAGAACCCATTGTCAGCAAGGAGGAGGTCTCTCCTTCTATGGTTGAAAAGAGCTCGGTTTCTCTCTTTACAGATTTGTCCGAGACATTAAAGACCCTGCCCGGTGTGGTTACCCCGGGTGCTTTCTCGGGTGCATTATACATCCGAGGAACCTATCCCATGGAGACAATATTTTTATTAGACAATGTGTTTATCTATTGGCCATACAGATGGGGAGGGCTGCTGCTTATGTTTAATACCGACCTTATTAAAAAGGTTGATTTCTATGCCGGAGGCTATCCGGCAAAGGGAAATCAGGCATTGGGTGGAATCATTGATGTCTATTACAAGGAGGGAAGCAAGAAGAAAAGAAGAGGGCAATTAGAGCTTTCTCCCACCACAATGGCATTTCAGATGGATGGACCAATAAAAAAGGATAAATTATCCTACTATCTTTCGGCAAACCGGACACACTATGACCTTCTGGTAAAATGGTTTGGCGGTGAAAAGGGAAGAGCCCTTCCCAACTTTAATGACCAATACCTTAAGCTCTATTATGAGCCAACCTATAAAGATAAGCTCTCCTTTAGTATTGTAAGAACCGGAGAGGGGATGGATATGAAGATGGAGGAGGGATACGGCTCACCCGATGATGAGGGAGGACACTTCTTTTATAAATACACCAAGGATATATTTGCCTTAAATCACAAGCGGGTATTTAGCCCAAGCCTTTCTAATGAGCTTACCTTAAGCTACTTAATTGATAAGGGAAGATTCAGGTTTTATTCCCCTGACTATCCCTTTAGTGGGGATTTAGATTCTAAAGATACCGCCTTAAGGAATGATTTTGTGATTAAAAAAGAAGGTCATGAAATAAATGTGGGAGGAATGGTTTACCGAAATAAGGGAAAAGCGGATGATACCTATAGCTTTCCCATAATAGAGGAGGTAAATGGAACCTGGACAGAGGTAAAGCACAAAGAGGAATTTCATTACCAAGGGAGAGCTGATTATTATGGGCTATACCTTTGGGATAGGTATAGTGGCTTTGGACCCATTATTGATTATGGGATAAGGTATGAGAATAACAATTTTACCAAGGAGGGTGTTTTCTCGCCAAGGTTTTCCATCTGCTTTCCCATAGGAGGTGGAAAAATAAAGCAATCAATCGGCGAATACTCCCAGTATCCGATGAACTCTTACTATCTTGATGAGAAAGAGGGGAATCCAAAATTAAAATCCCAATGCTCAAGGCAATATATTTTGGGCTATGAAAGGGATATTGGCGATGATAAAAGGGTAAAAATAGAGGCATATTACTCTGATTTAAATAAGCTTATCCTTCCAGACCCTGAAAAGAATTATCTTAATAAAGGTAAGGGTTATAGCAGGGGCATTGAGCTTTTCTTCCAGAAAAAGGAGGGAAAAAGATGGGATGGCTGGCTTTCTTATGCCTATTCCCAAGCAAAGCGGGAGGAAGCCCCGGGTAAATATGGAACATATTCTGTGGTTAAAGAGGAGGTTTTCTATCCAACCGACCAGGATCGACCACATGTTGCATCCTTAGTTTTAAATTATAACCTTACCAAAAAATGGAAGCTAAGTATGAAAACAACCTATTATTCGGGAAATCCCTGTACACCCCTGATTGGCGCAATAAAAGGAAGTGATACCTATAAAGCAATCTGGGGGGAATATAAAAGCAAGAGGCTTCCTTCTTATTTTCAAGCCGACCTTACCATAAGAAAAAAGCAAAAATGGGGCGAATGGTATATCCACTTTATCAACCTTACCGGGCATAAGAATATCTATGATTATTACTATAGCGATGATTATTCAGAAAAAAAGGCATTTGAGCAGCTTCCCTTTATGTTCTTGGGTGGATGCAAGGTTAATTTTTAAAAATACTTGATTTTTTGTTATGTATATGTTATTTATGTATATGAAATGAATAGAACAACCATATTATTACCTGAAAAGCTTAAATGGGATGCTAACCTAAAAGCAAGGGGCTTAGGTCTTTCCTTAGGAGAATTTATTAGAACATCCCTTGAGCAAGCGCTAAAAAAAGATTTTTCCAACCTAAAAAATGATCCCTTTGTTAAAGATAACAAATTCTATTCCAAAAACATTGAAAGGGATTTAAGCTTAAAGCATGATAATTACATTTATGAGAAGGCAGAATGATATTTGTAGATACCAGCGCATTTATTGCCCGATATATTGAGAAAGATCAATATCACAAAAAAGCATTGATAAAATGGAAAAAAATTATTGGTAAATCAAAATTATACACCAGCAACCATATCATAGATGAAACGATTACCCTTTTACTTAGAAAGACTACTTCCACTTTTGCCATAGAAAAAGCAAAGATATTATATACCACAAAGGCATTTGAAACAATGCGAAGTGATATTGATGATGAGCTAATGGCATTGGAGGTATTGGAGAAATACAAAGATCAAAAGCTCTCTTTTACCGATTGCTTAAGTGTTGCTTCAATGAAACGAAATAAAATAAGAAAAATATTTACCTTTGATAACCATTTTAAACACCTCTTTGGTATGGAGACAATATAATGGATTGGCTTAAAATTCTAATTGATTATGGAATAATTGGATTGCTTTTATTCCTTAGCATTGTCTCTGTTGCCATTGCCATTGAAAGGTTTCTTGTTTTAAGAAATATAAAGATAGCCCAATTCCCCGAGAAAAAACAACTTGAGGTAGAGCTTACCAAAAAGCTTCATATCATTGCGATTATTGGAGCAAATGCTCCCTATATTGGGCTTTTGGGAACAGTGCTGGGAATAATGCTTACCTTTTATTCTTTAGGAAAAAAAGGGTTTATGGATACTTCGGGAATAATGGTGGGTCTTGCTTTGGCCTTAAAGGCAACCGCAATTGGGCTTTTGGTGGCAATCCCCTCCATTGTCTTTTATAACCTTCTCTTAAGAAAGATAGAGGTTCTCCTTGCCCAATGGGAAACAAACAATGGAAAGAAAGAAATTTGATTATATCAATGTTATTCCTTTGGTTGATGTGATGCTTGTCCTTCTTACCATCACCCTTACTACCTCCTCATTCATTGCCACTGGTCTTTTGCCTATAGAGCTTCCCAAAGCAACAAAATCCCAAGAGAAATTAGCCTTAAAAACCCAAACTATAGAGATAGATAGAGCTTCAAGGATATATCTTAATTCAAAGCCTGTTTCCCTTTCACAGCTAAAGAATACCCTGGTTTCCCTAAATCGGGAAAGCCCAATATTTATAAGGGCAGATAAATACATTAGCCTACAAACCTTTGTTAATGTATTTGACCTTCTAAAAAACCTTGGCTTTAAAAAAATCGCCCTCCAGACCGAAGAGAAGAAATGATCAGATTCCTATCAGTATAAAGGCTGTTTGTAAATCTTTGGGAGGGATTTTTAAGGTATGCGGATATTATTAGTGGAAGATGATAAAAAGATTGCCTCCTTTATCTTAAAGGGGCTCAAAACGCAGGGTTTGCCACAGACCATGCTACAGAGGGCGAAGATGGGCTTCATTTGGCTTTGCATGAACCCTATGATGCTGTTATTATTGATTTGATGTTGCCCAAAATGGATGGTCTAACCCTTATTGATAATATGAGAAAGAACAAGGTGAACACACCCGTGCTTATCTTAAGTGCAAAAAGAAGCGTGGATGATCGGGTGAAGGGCTTGCAAACAGGCAGTGATGACTATCTTACTAAACCCTTTGCCTTTTCTGAGCTTTTAGCCCGAATTCAAGCCCTCATTAGAAGGGCAAGTGGAATTACAGAGCCAACCACTCTTACTCTCGCAGATCTATCTATGAACTTAATCACTCGAGAGGTTGTTAGGGAAGGAAGGAAGGTTGAGCTACAGCCAAAAGAGTTTTCTCTGTTTGAATACTTATAGTATCTTCCATTACTTAGTGCAAAAATAGATAGGGTTGTGTTTATCTGTTAAAAATTCATCCACCTTTTAAGAAATTTTGAATTCTAAATTTTGAATTTTGAATTGAAGGTTTAAGTTTTATAAAATTTTTTCCCTTTTAATTCAAAATTCAACATTCAAAATTCATAATTTTATAAAGTTTTCCTTAAGATTATCTAAACACATACATTTTGTAAAGCGTTATGGAATTAACTATAATGCGTAATGCAGGAAGAATTGTTTCCAAAACTATGATTACAGAACATGTCTGGGACTATAATTTTGATCCTCAAACGAATGTTGTTGAAGCAAGAATCAGCAAATTACGAGATAAAGTTGACCGAGGGTTTTCAAAAAAAATGATCAATACCATAAGAGGGGTTAGCTATGTTCTTAAAGAGGCTTCTTAAACTAAAGAATACCCTCGCCTTTAGATTATCACTCTGGT
The genomic region above belongs to bacterium and contains:
- a CDS encoding biopolymer transporter ExbD, whose amino-acid sequence is MERKKFDYINVIPLVDVMLVLLTITLTTSSFIATGLLPIELPKATKSQEKLALKTQTIEIDRASRIYLNSKPVSLSQLKNTLVSLNRESPIFIRADKYISLQTFVNVFDLLKNLGFKKIALQTEEKK
- the exbB gene encoding TonB-system energizer ExbB, which gives rise to MDWLKILIDYGIIGLLLFLSIVSVAIAIERFLVLRNIKIAQFPEKKQLEVELTKKLHIIAIIGANAPYIGLLGTVLGIMLTFYSLGKKGFMDTSGIMVGLALALKATAIGLLVAIPSIVFYNLLLRKIEVLLAQWETNNGKKEI
- a CDS encoding PIN domain-containing protein — its product is MIFVDTSAFIARYIEKDQYHKKALIKWKKIIGKSKLYTSNHIIDETITLLLRKTTSTFAIEKAKILYTTKAFETMRSDIDDELMALEVLEKYKDQKLSFTDCLSVASMKRNKIRKIFTFDNHFKHLFGMETI
- a CDS encoding TonB-dependent receptor plug domain-containing protein — translated: MLYRLPRACETLDEASILLEKGHTNAFVNRLYYACFDIKRLFCILLFPLLAFSETITVTGEELVVREKKPVKEEPIVSKEEVSPSMVEKSSVSLFTDLSETLKTLPGVVTPGAFSGALYIRGTYPMETIFLLDNVFIYWPYRWGGLLLMFNTDLIKKVDFYAGGYPAKGNQALGGIIDVYYKEGSKKKRRGQLELSPTTMAFQMDGPIKKDKLSYYLSANRTHYDLLVKWFGGEKGRALPNFNDQYLKLYYEPTYKDKLSFSIVRTGEGMDMKMEEGYGSPDDEGGHFFYKYTKDIFALNHKRVFSPSLSNELTLSYLIDKGRFRFYSPDYPFSGDLDSKDTALRNDFVIKKEGHEINVGGMVYRNKGKADDTYSFPIIEEVNGTWTEVKHKEEFHYQGRADYYGLYLWDRYSGFGPIIDYGIRYENNNFTKEGVFSPRFSICFPIGGGKIKQSIGEYSQYPMNSYYLDEKEGNPKLKSQCSRQYILGYERDIGDDKRVKIEAYYSDLNKLILPDPEKNYLNKGKGYSRGIELFFQKKEGKRWDGWLSYAYSQAKREEAPGKYGTYSVVKEEVFYPTDQDRPHVASLVLNYNLTKKWKLSMKTTYYSGNPCTPLIGAIKGSDTYKAIWGEYKSKRLPSYFQADLTIRKKQKWGEWYIHFINLTGHKNIYDYYYSDDYSEKKAFEQLPFMFLGGCKVNF
- a CDS encoding radical SAM protein gives rise to the protein MLVSWNITRECNLSCKHCYRDAGEKEVNELSFDEGCHLLSEIKEAGFKMVILSGGEPILRKDVHRLIEYGGKLGLIMTMGTNGTLLTKPVASRLKDSGLSRIGISLDSTSEKLHNEFRGKPWAYKKTMDGIRNCKDVGLPFQIHTTIMEFNYREIEEIIDFSSSLGALAIHIFFLIKTGRAKMLDEDITRYRDVLKRILEKQKTTKLEIKAVCAPQFMLYNPSKYTRGCLAGISYCCILPNGDVQGCPYLPIRIGNIRDVSFNKLWRDSLIFKELRLMEYKGRCGICDYKKSCGGCRARSYSYSLDYMGADPFCMKKRLC